The Zea mays cultivar B73 chromosome 7, Zm-B73-REFERENCE-NAM-5.0, whole genome shotgun sequence DNA segment CACCATTTTAAGCCGAAGCTATTACACTTCGGCTATAGCTTCGCCGTTTATTCTTATCATCTTCGAATTATATCTTCACCTCGTATGCATTTGCCATGGGAGAAAACTTCCATCCCGAAGCCAAAGTTCCTTGTAATAATGTATATCATGCTGAAAACATacggttagtcatgttttttagTACTTTCGAAGGAATAAGGCCCCAACAATCTGTTATGCAATACTTCGGGACTCGGAAGAGCTAAGTAGTATCTGTCTCATTTTTTAGATGTCTATTTCGGTTCTAAATGAGAAGTTTGTTGAAGCGACTAGGGGTTCCATTAGCAGCTCAACTGTGGAACCTGCCGATGATCCAGATTTTACCATCGAGATCAACATTTAGATTCTGGATTCACAAGTCCACAAACTTCGCGTAAAGAAGAATGTAAGAGTTCTATCGGGTCTGACACACTCATTTCTGCTGGGAGTTAATCGATTAAGGGGAAACATAAATATCTTTTCTGCTAAGAGCTAACAAATTAAGGAGAGTTTTTTTAATTCCTTGGTCCTTAATTTTTTTCTTACAAGTTCTTCGTCTAAACAAATTGACAGACACTCGTCAGATATTATTGTACGCTGTTATAACCAACGGTAGTACGTAGACTATCTAGTAACATAAAACTCTGTTTAATACTGTTTAAAGAGTGAAGTTTTAATTAGAGAATCAGAGATGTGCTGCCGATAGCCTAATCATCTTGCTCACGGATATCCTACGTTGGCTTTTTGATTTGTGTTTGGACTTTGATACATATACTCGTAGCAATCAGCAGCTCGCGCCTCCACGTCCGGCTCACGTAGACGCACTACCGCAAACGATGGCCAACGCGGGGCTGCGTGCATACCGCGAGGTGCTGCGCCTGGTGCGGCGGCTGCCGGCGGAGACGCAGCCCTACTACGCCAAGTACGCCCGCCAGAACTTCGTCAACTATCGCGACCTCGCCGCCGACGACGATCTCGGCGCCCTCCTCCGCCGCGCCTACACCCACTCCACAtgggtcctctccaaggtatctCCTACTATTATGGCCGCCGCCGCTCCATTCTCAACCTTCTTGCCTCCAGGGCCACCTCCACCGAGTTAGACGTCTAAGCATGCAAGGCTGGCTTTGCACTTGCAGTACTCGATCGACGCGGGGAAAGTGGCGGTGCGGCTCAAGGACTTGACAGACGGCCACGCTGTGATGTGACGCACGCAAGGTGTTCGATCATATGCCGCTCTTGGCTTGAGGATTGAGCTCAGCTTCGATTTGTGTTTGTTTTGGCACTTGCATCACTCTGGTTACTTGGACGCTGTATGGAACGATGCAAGTTAACAACTCATGCTCATTTGTCATCTCCCTTTTGTCATGCCTGTGTATGCCAGCCCTTTTCAATTCAAATCAACTTTGTGGGAGCTTCGAATTACCTGCTCTTTTCAATTCAAATCAACTTTGCGGGAGCTCCGAATTAGTACTGCTTGCTACTCGGCGTCACCGTTCGGTGTGGCCGTCGCTAAGATCCTTGAGCAAGCCATCGTACCACGAGCAAGCCACCAATACCATAAAGCTCACAACTAGAAAGAAGTTGTTTCAAGGCCACGACGATGACTGAAAAAAATATAACGGCCGCAACTAGAAAAAATATAACGGCTGCAACTAGAGTGCAGCTGTGTAAGGCCCAAAATatgtatataatatatatatatatatatatatatatatatatatatatatatatatatatatatatatatatatatatatatatatatatatatatatatatatatatatatatatatatatatatatatatatatatatgaagaaaataaaatagtaaattcagaaatctcaaattatacttgagttttaaaaattgaggactgaattttgaaaccaagaattattttagaaaagaagttATAGAAAGGTTTTCTAAATGATtattcatttcattaaatgatgcaatataagcatttatttacatgaatattaaATTTAGGTTACTTAAGTCGGGACTAGGTTTTTCTTTTAAGCCTAACACATAAAATTCTAGTCTcagaaaaataaataattagGAGTTTCCTATTTAAATTAATAAATGTTTCTTTCACCAATATTACACCTAGAAGCATAAACAATAAaataagataataaataaatATTCCACTTTTGCATTCATGCTGGTGTTTTATTTGTGCATCTCAAGGTAAAAGTTTGGAATTCAAACTTTAAATTGATTTGAATTTAAAATAGAAGATTGGAAAAtaagaaataaaaaggaaaacagaAAATTAATGGAAACCAGTGCTTTGGGCCCCCTCTGGTCTGTGCCTTTCGCCTGGTGGGACCCACGGGCCAGTGTGCCAACCGCTATGGGTGCAGATCCCAGTATAAGACGAGTGGGCCCTTAATGTCTGCTCTATCCCCCAGCTCGGGTTGTTGCGACAGATCCGCGGAGACCCGGCTGAAGCCTGCTGTCGACCGAGATTCTTTCTCCTCCTTTCCCCTTTTTCCGCTTAGGCCTTGCCTTGCCCATATTCTCGGGCATAAGTATTGCCTGGATGGCCCCTTTGTTCCTTTGTGCATGCGTCGGGGGCGACTTGCGCTACGCCTTACACCGGAAGCAGTGGTGTTCCGTGGGCGGATGATTCCAACCACTACCGCGGGATCCTCGGCGTTCGACTCGGGAGTCCATGACTTCGTAGTTAAAAGTTGCGCCGTGCTCCTTCCTCCACTCGCGACCCCCTCATCCTCGCTCGCGCCATCCCTATTCTCTGGAATCCCTGCTGCCGCGCGCCCCTCTCTGGCCACTCGCCGCCGCCGTGGGCCAACTTCGATCCTCCGCCGACTTGCCTCGGTGGGTGCCCGTGTGCCGTCACCAGGGAACCTTGGAAGCTTGCACGGGGATCGCCAGCAATCGGGGTCGTCTCTGGTGTGTTGAATTCCTCATCATAGTTCAATCATCGCCACCGTGGCCGGGGTGGCGTTTGCGGCGAGCGCCAGTGAGAACCGTACCCTCATACTCGCTAAGAACCAAGCATCGTTTAGCACTTTTTCACTTAGAGTTCGGAGCTCGTTGACGTAGAATCGGCCTgcaccggccatggcgccgctgGGGCGCGGTGGCCACCGCTGTGGCTGGGCGTCGTAAAAGGTGATTACCGCACCACCGTTGATCTAGCCGGGTGCGGTCGAGATTAGAGGGCATGCTGCTTTGTCACGACTGATCCCAACCGTAGATCTGCGACCGTGCGGCTAGGATTATAACCCAGGGCATCGCTTAACTATTTTGAATCCGAATCGTTGATCTTGGGATTGAGGGACTAGATTCGGTCAAGTCGTGGAAGATTTTGGGTCATGGGATCATGATCCGATGGTCGTGGTCATGAACCGATTTTAGCTATGGTCCGATCTAAACTAGAGCGCTGGTTTCCAATCGTGTGGTCTAGATCgcaggataccccttcgcccctGCTCTTCCCTGCATTAATGTGCACAgtccagagaattataaaatTCAGTAAAAgcgattagaaaatgatttttaatgtgaaaataaatccTAGAATTTGTTTCATTcctataaaattcatatgaagtccaaatcaaCCCATTCTAATTTctgtaattctataatattattgtttatcaattagtgccactgttttgacatgaaagtcatatTAAAATTAATACCCTAATTAATCTTTtatccaacacttaaaactttataaattcataacttctttgtTTTAATTTCGATTTGACTCATTCTATTTGCGTTAGTTTCGTATAAGTACTTACTACGCAGTAAGAACAttcattataccatgtctcattattttatgaaTAGATCTTtaattaacttatgttggttggtcttgttaatgtgctcatcattattgaccaaaatataatttatggtattttataacttagattaaagttgagataagtatttatagaataacctcttatatgatttatattaaccaatttataatatagtttaacattttaatcacataaatcctctataaaagcataactccttaaccgtcactccaattttagtggttctcgttcccatgatctcgtagcaacgcgtagatcattattatgtagtaTGTTATTATgtgtggtgtgatgttaattttgtctataccatgtttgtttgtattgctatgactagcagtgaggtcacgaggatctgaagaatcaccctggtaactggaatctcaagtaccaggcaagttgtgcccttgaccacttttgttacccaataatgttctttattatcattattccatgcataagtttaattttgatgggacccaataggtcaccctagtctgactaccttttaccttgtttacccctgaatcacttgggtagttttgctattgctttatatggttttgggttaatattttaaTATAtcaatgttccaattattctgttatgttatttatgttcatgtcaagatcattaattttaattagaacatggagcttaacttgagaaacacgtgccaccacaagggtggaatgggacgcccttggctgactaattagaaaagctagtgaaatactaccttacctgaaaggggcaagggcagtaggggagttgcatgcagggaggttctcgggttgattttgctgtgatggcggtcagacaagggattcttgcaagtgctcttcccataaactgtagcgggttttcggaagctagtggaactttgtaaaggtctcgtagtggatccctagccattcaccttggtagtgtctaagggtctagctaaccttgGCGACAtgtgatacacgacttgtgggtacagggtacaacctctgcagagtgtaaaactggtatactagccgagctcatggtcatgagcaactcaggactctcgcatgattaaattatggaacctaaactcaatttgtcatttgcatttgcatgggattatgtattaattttgttctattattttattatggtttggtatttacttacacttagtaactgctaataaaactttgaccaacttataaaagcaatgctcagcttcaacctttattttgtagatcagccttacacctcacatgaactcccacctttggtgagttcatgccacattattccccacaacttgttgagcgatgaacatgtgtgagttcaccattgctgtctcacatcccccactagagaagatcaggtggttcaggtgGAGCCAtatacgaggagttcgattcgatctaggtagcgtctcctagttgactttctggcgccaaggatggattttagatcctgttatatttatcttttattttgtaagaccttCGCTATGTAACAAAaattctgattatattgtgacatttatctctatcacTACCGGACacaactcctttgccgagtgtctcagacactcggcaaaggctattttacactcggcaaaggctttgccgagtgtaacactcggcaaagaacgctcagcgaactgtacatcggcaacggcctctttgccgagtactttttgtcgggcactcggcaaagttggcactcggcaaagaaaagtcaccgtcacggtgccaagtgacggtgacggatcctttgccgagtgtctgctatcatggccctcggcaaagatggctccagtgggccccaccgccagtccctgtgccgagagctctcgtaggcactcggcaaaggaggcttctttgccgagtgtctagtggactggctctcggcaaagagtcctccagtgggcccctttgccagcccctttgccgagtgccatcgtcatagcactcggcaaagaaggctttaccggttcccaggtttcctcctttgccgagtgccatggtcatagcactcggcaaagaaggctttaccggttcccaggtttcctcctttgccgagtgccatggtcatagcactcggcaaagataccctttgctgagtgtaacactcggcaaagtgaccaggaagtcccttttttatttgtttttgttgttccatccaaacaaacagaagatatatatcattcacatcacattatatatcattcgcatcacagaatcaacacatttatcatcaacatcattatatcacaaatatcaccacataAATCAGGTTTCACATCACATAAGTCTCaataagtatctcacaagaccaagtataactaacatcaccaacattcacgaatataagtctggatcatcacaaaacaggtcatcaacgaggtgggcatctagaCTGGTTCGACGAAGGGCTAGACGAagcgtgagggttgttcgacgccgccgattgaccctgcacagagaagagattgcatgtatgagaacatatgaatatatatcatgcagtactaaaattttgatactcacaggagtagtgaactcagcagggtcagctgcagggaacaacgga contains these protein-coding regions:
- the LOC100276651 gene encoding LYR motif-containing protein At3g19508 translates to MANAGLRAYREVLRLVRRLPAETQPYYAKYARQNFVNYRDLAADDDLGALLRRAYTHSTWVLSKYSIDAGKVAVRLKDLTDGHAVM